One stretch of Glycine soja cultivar W05 chromosome 7, ASM419377v2, whole genome shotgun sequence DNA includes these proteins:
- the LOC114419728 gene encoding uncharacterized protein At1g66480-like, translating to MGNTFGAKKTTKVMKIDGETFKLKTPVKVREVLKDHPGLVLLDSEAVKHYGVRAKPLEAHKELQPKRLYFLVELPKETKPRRVRSGINMSAKDRLESLVLTRRSASDLSIMKQSNNMDNNENNGGGVRLKMRLPKAEVEKLIQGCKDEAEAAERIMKLYMANGSRENEGGTKENGEKMVVLEQQRVKESTKKRVSFMPINEGGIEVAVAS from the exons ATGGGTAACACATTTGGTGCTAAGAAAACCACAAAGGTTATGAAGATTGATGGTGAGACATTCAAGTTGAAGACCCCAGTGAAAGTTAGGGAAGTGCTTAAGGACCACCCTGGTCTAGTTTTGCTAGATTCTGAGGCGGTGAAGCACTATGGTGTGAGAGCAAAGCCTTTGGAAGCACACAAGGAATTGCAGCCAAAGAGGCTTTATTTTCTCGTGGAGCTTCCGAAGGAAACGAAGCCGAGAAGGGTTCGTTCCGGCATCAATATGAGTGCCAAGGATCGCCTAGAGAGCCTTGTGCTCACTAGGAGGTCTGCCTCTGATCTTTCAATAATGAAACAAAGCAACAACATGGATAATAATGAGAATAATGGTGGTGGTGTGAGGTTGAAAATGAGGCTTCCAAAAGCTGAGGTGGAGAAGTTGATCCAAGGTTGCAAAGATGAGGCTGAGGCTGCTGAGAGGATCATGAAGCTTTATATGGCTAATGGAAGCAGAGAAAATGAGGGTGGAACTAAGGAAAATGGTGAAAAGATGGTTGTGTTGGAACAACAAAGAGTTAAGGAGAGTACAAAG AAGAGggtgagttttatgccaattaACGAAGGAGGGATTGAAGTAGCTGTGGCTTCATAA
- the LOC114419729 gene encoding putative 1-phosphatidylinositol-3-phosphate 5-kinase FAB1C: MGIPDSSILDLIEKVRSWVSWGGSDLCYLSEKFDMLHHSGCKMCCECNRNLGEMNQQHKYNCKSCGRWLCETCIRGCDLKIFESDNTGIKETFHSCKFCSDGNRRRMSCEGQKKCSEKVHPSVSPQESPRQSPEPPSPCFSVESDRLGSPLKAELNQGTQFDRCFHDHDYGYYPCSVVNKSVNSSGTHPSSVSTHPSTFRSDKEGTDDSRKHLLSPSRTYCDNYSDIDSSSVSARHDTYNYNFVGSSPSDSPSRIGFTSSSAGLPVQKGQEKGSVPQTDGPFGQQSMAVLRKPGQGTEDAYTTAYFSDDLSIFRNQNENSQRPLDFENNGLIWFPPPPDDENDDAEGNFFSYDDEDDDIGDSGALFSSSCSLSNMFPGKEKLNDENKEPLKSVIQGHFRALVSQLLQGEGIKVGKENDSEDWLDIVATVAWQAANFVRPDTSKGGSMDPGDYVKVKCIASGSPSESTLVKGVVCTKNIKHKRMTSQYKKPRLLLLGGALEYQKVPNQLASFDTLLQQENDHLKMIISKIEALRPNVLLVEKSVASCAQEYLLAKEISLVLNVKRPLLERIARCTGALVTPSVDHLSKARLGNCELFRLDRMVEDRETTNQLSKKPSKTLMFFEGCPRRLGCTVLLKGTCREELKKIKHVVQYAVFAAYHLSLETSFLADEGATLPKVIVKNSTDMPESATADTDISIIPISFSTTMCQSEADNAFRVEDFVGLDLKLENLGSVPENLDDLSCHSVTGTMSDYRAESVLSDSFYNNLTSNLTVESDYLHQGNESDGDTIFSTRDLLQSELQQTTVQEEREYGEVADLTKDKTNEDELSGEYFSATDGHQSILVYFSSHCVSKGTVCERTRLLRIKFYGSFDKPLGRYLRDDLFDQACCCQSCKEPAEAHVLCFTHQQGNLTINVRRLPSLKLPGERDGKIWMWHRCLRCPFEDGVPPATRRVVMSDAAWGLSFGKFLELSFSNHATANRVATCGHSLQRDCLRFYGYGSMVAFFRYSPIDILSVHLPPSVLEFGHIQEEWIRKEAEELFIKVETLYVEISNVLEWLEMKIVSPGIGNESSDTCDIQNHILDLKDMLQRERTDYHCLLQSGSVTTQPGKMTLDILELNRLRRSLHIGSHVWDHRLYSLDSLIKRSFSSKVKQEDELCADVKELRVDSLHKERNFDCGLEQNNARLSKLHESHESHMLAEPDDALETCASGSFTCYLEGKKVHSDGELNRTLSECFPPNESNLSERIDSAWTGTDQPQANAVPAGSIQRSNQHDSPPFRRVSQPMRVHSFDSAVRVQEIIRKVLPSSLHLSTLRSFHASGDYGNMVRDPVSNILRSYFQMLPWETQKLNLILSSTPSFISSVSGIAEGARLLLSQTYHGDRVIAVYDDDYSSIISYALSSKEYEDWVSGKSDMQESNWIARERSKEDLAASSFSAWGSLDLDYINYGSYGSEDVPSSVGSLLRDSKKSLHLQISFGDDSVGAGGKVNFSVTCYFAKQFESLRKKCCPNEVDFVRSMSRCRRWSAQGGKSNVYFAKSLDERFIIKQVTKTELESFEEFAPQYFKYLMDALNSGGPTCLAKILGIYQVTVKYPKGGKETKIDLMVMENLFYKRKISRIYDLKGSERSRYNPDTTGTNKVMLDMNLLETLRTKPIFLGSRAKRILERAVWNDTSFLASVDVMDYSLLVGVDDERKELVLGIIDFMRQYTWDKHLETWVKASGILGGPKNAAPTIVSPKQYKKRFRKAMTTYFLTLPDQWSS; the protein is encoded by the exons ATGGGAATACCTGATAGTTCAATATTAGATCTAATAGAAAAGGTAAGGTCTTGGGTTTCTTGGGGAGGAAGTGATTTGTGTTACTTGTCTGAGAAATTTGATATGCTCCATCATAGTGGCTGCAAAATGTGTTGTGAGTGCAATAGAAATCTTGGTGAAATGAATCAGCAGCACAAATACAATTGCAAAAGCTGTGGCCGTTGGTTGTGTGAGACATGCATCCGGGGTTGTGATCTTAAAATTTTTGAATCTGACAACACTGGAATTAAGGAAACCTTTCATTCCTGCAAGTTCTGTTCAGATGGCAATAGGAGGAGGATGTCTTGTGAGGGTCAGAAGAAGTGCAGTGAGAAAGTGCACCCTTCTGTCTCTCCACAAGAGAGTCCAAGACAAAGTCCTGAGCCACCTTCTCCATGCTTTAGTGTTGAGAGTGATAGACTCGGTTCTCCTCTCAAAGCTGAATTGAATCAGGGAACTCAATTTGATCGCTGTTTCCATGATCATGATTATGGATATTATCCTTGTTCTGTGGTCAATAAGAGTGTGAACTCATCTGGTACTCACCCTTCTTCGGTATCTACTCATCCATCTACCTTCAG GAGTGACAAAGAGGGAACGGATGATTCTAGGAAGCACCTTCTCAGCCCATCACGTACATATTGTGATAATTATTCAGATATAGATTCAAGTAGCGTTAGTGCTAGACATGACACttacaattataattttgtggGGTCGAGTCCTTCAGATAGCCCTTCTAGGATTGGTTTTACTTCTAGTAGTGCTGGGCTTCCTGTACAGAAGGGGCAGGAGAAAGGCTCCGTCCCTCAGACTGATGGTCCCTTTGGTCAACAAAGTATGGCCGTTTTAAGAAAGCCTGGGCAAGGGACTGAGGATGCATATACTACTGCTTATTTTTCTGACGACTTGTCTATTTTCCGGAACCAGAATGAGAATTCACAGAGGCCAttggattttgaaaacaatggtCTTATTTGGTTTCCCCCACCTCCTGATGATGAAAACGATGATGCAGAAGGTAATTTCTTTTCATATGATGATGAGGATGATGATATTGGTGACTCAGGTGCCTTGTTCTCATCCAGTTGCAGTCTATCTAATATGTTTCCTGGAAAGGAGAAACTTAATGATGAAAACAAGGAACCTTTAAAATCTGTCATCCAAGGGCATTTTAGAGCTCTTGTTTCACAGCTTTTACAGGGAGAGGGAATTAAAGTTGGTAAGGAAAATGATTCTGAGGACTGGCTTGACATAGTTGCAACGGTAGCTTGGCAGGCTGCTAACTTTGTGAGACCAGATACTAGCAAAGGTGGCAGTATGGATCCTGGTGATTATGTAAAGGTCAAATGTATAGCATCTGGAAGCCCAAGTGAGAG caCCCTTGTCAAAGGAGTAGTTTGcacaaaaaatattaagcaCAAGCGCATGACCTCTCAATACAAAAAGCCTAGGCTACTCCTTTTAGGTGGAGCTCTGGAATATCAGAAAGTTCCAAATCAATTGGCTTCTTTTGATACATTGTTACAGCAG GAAAATGATCATTTGAAGATGATCATTTCGAAAATTGAGGCTCTACGACCAAATGTCTTGCTGGTAGAAAAAAGTGTAGCTTCATGTGCCCAGGAATATTTGCTGGCAAAGGAAATCTCCTTGGTGTTGAATGTTAAAAGGCCTTTGCTGGAGCGTATAGCTCGGTGCACTGGTGCTCTTGTCACTCCATCAGTGGATCATTTATCTAAAGCACGATTGGGGAACTGTGAGTTGTTCCGGTTAGACAGAATGGTGGAAGATCGGGAGACTACTAATCAGTTAAGCAAAAAGCCATCCAAAACATTAATGTTTTTTGAAGGTTGTCCACGGCGATTGGGTTGCACG GTCTTGCTGAAGGGCACATGCCGTGAAGaactaaagaaaattaaacatgTTGTGCAATATGCAGTTTTTGCAGCCTATCACTTATCTCTTGAGACCTCATTCCTTGCCGATGAGGGTGCTACCCTACCTAAAGTGATAGTTAAAAACTCTACTGACATGCCAGAGAGTGCAACTGCTGACACTGATATTTCTATCATACCTATCTCCTTTTCTACAACCATGTGCCAATCAGAGGCTGACAATGCTTTTAGAGTGGAGGACTTTGTTGGCCTTGATTTAAAGCTTGAAAATTTGGGATCAGTGCCAGAGAATCTTGATGACCTTAGTTGTCATTCAGTTACAGGCACCATGTCAGATTATAGAGCTGAGAGTGTACTCTCTGATTCATTCTATAATAATTTAACTTCTAATTTGACTGTAGAATCAGATTATTTACATCAGGGCAATGAATCAGATGGAGACACTATATTTAGTACAAGAGACCTTTTGCAATCAGAATTGCAACAAACCACGGTTCAAGAGGAGAGGGAGTATGGTGAAGTTGCTGACTTAACAAAAGACAAGACAAATGAAGATGAGCTTTCTGGTGAATACTTTTCTGCCACTGATGGTCATCAGAGCATATTGGTGTACTTTTCAAGTCATTGTGTATCAAAAGGAACTGTATGTGAACGTACTAGGTTGCTGCGCATAAAATTCTATGGCTCTTTTGATAAGCCTCTTGGGAGATATCTTCGTGATGATCTGTTTGATCAG GCATGTTGCTGCCAGTCTTGTAAAGAGCCAGCTGAGGCTCACGTCCTATGTTTTACTCACCAGCAAGGAAATCTTACAATCAATGTTAGGCGCCTTCCCTCCTTGAAGTTACCAGGGGAAAGAGATGGCAAGATTTGGATGTGGCACCGGTGTCTCAGGTGTCCATTTGAGGATGGAGTTCCACCAGCAACTCGGAGAGTCGTTATGTCGGATGCTGCTTGGGGATTATCTTTTGGAAAGTTCTTGGAACTTAGCTTTTCTAACCATGCAACTGCAAATCGAGTTGCAACCTGTGGACATTCTTTGCAGAGGGATTGCCTCCGTTTTTATGG GTATGGGAGCATGGTTGCTTTTTTCCGGTATTCCCCTATTGATATTCTTTCTGTCCATTTACCTCCATCTGTGTTGGAATTTGGTCACATCCAAGAGGAGTGGATTAGAAAGGAGGCAGAAGAG CTTTTTATTAAAGTGGAAACCTTGTATGTGGAGATATCTAATGTGCTTGAATGGTTGGAAATGAAGATTGTGTCTCCTGGTATTGGAAATGAGTCATCTGATACATGTGACATTCAAAACCACATACTGGATCTGAAAGATATGCTTCAAAGAGAAAGAACTGATTATCAT TGTTTGCTACAGTCAGGCTCAGTGACCACACAACCAGGGAAGATGACACTAGACATTCTGGAACTAAATCGCTTGAGGCGTTCTCTTCATATTGGTTCACATGTTTGGGATCACCGACTATACTCGTTGGACTCTCTCATTAAAAGAAGTTTTAGCTCCAAGGTTAAACAAGAAGATGAATTATGTGCAGATGTTAAAGAGTTAAGAGTTGATTCACTTCACAAGGAGCGGAATTTTGACTGTGGACTTGAGCAAAATAATGCTCGTCTTTCAAAATTGCACGAGTCTCATGAGAGTCATATGCTTGCAGAGCCAGATGACGCACTTGAAACTTGTGCGTCGGGATCATTTACATGTTATCTTGAGGGAAAGAAAGTACATTCAGATGGTGAACTTAACAGAACCTTATCTGAGTGTTTCCCACCAAATGAGTCCAATCTTTCTGAGAGAATAGATTCTGCATGGACCGGAACTGATCAACCTCAAGCTAATGCCGTCCCAGCTGGAAGTATTCAGCGGTCTAATCAACATGATAGCCCTCCTTTTAGAAGGGTGTCACAACCAATGAGAGTTCATTCTTTTGATTCAGCAGTGAGAGTTCAGGAAATAATCAGAAAAGTCTTGCCCTCATCTTTACATTTATCAACACTTAGATCTTTTCATGCTTCTGGAGATTATGGGAATATGGTTAGAGACCCCGTCTCTAACATATTGCGGTCTTACTTTCAAATGTTGCCATGGGAGACACAGAAACTAAATCTGATTCTGAGCTCCACACCATCATTCATTTCCTCCGTTTCAGGCATAGCTGAAGGTGCTCGATTGCTGCTTTCCCAAACATATCATGGTGATAGAGTTATTGCTGTCTATGACGATGATTACTCTAGCATAATATCATATGCCCTTAGTTCCAAGGAATATGAAGATTGGGTGTCTGGTAAGTCAGATATGCAAGAGAGTAACTGGATTGCTCGTGAGAGAAGCAAAGAAGATTTAGCTGCTTCCAGCTTTTCTGCATGGGGTAGTCTGGACTTGGATTATATCAATTATGGTAGTTATGGGTCTGAAGATGTTCCATCTTCTGTTGGTTCTCTTCTCAGGGACTCCAAAAAATCTTTACACTTACAAATTTCCTTTGGCGATGATTCTGTGGGAGCTGGAGGTAAAGTGAATTTTTCTGTCACTTGCTATTTTGCAAAGCAGTTTGAATCACTTAGGAAAAAATGCTGCCCCAATGAGGTTGATTTTGTGCGATCCATGAGCCGTTGCCGGAGATGGAGTGCACAGGGAGGGAAAAGTAATGTATATTTCGCCAAATCATTGGACGAGAGGTTTATTATTAAACAAGTGACCAAGACAGAATTGGAGTCCTTTGAAGAATTTGCACCTCAGTATTTCAAATACCTGATGGATGCCCTGAACTCAGGAGGGCCTACTTGTCTTGCCAAAATTCTTGGTATTTATCAG GTCACGGTCAAATACCCAAAAGGTGGGAAGGAAACAAAAATAGATCTGATGGTAATGGAAAATCTCTTTTACAAGAGAAAGATATCCAGGATATATGATCTCAAGGGCTCAGAAAGATCTAGGTATAATCCTGACACAACTGGGACAAACAAAGTGATGCTAGACATGAATTTGTTAGAAACATTGAGAACAAAGCCCATATTTCTAGGGAGTAGGGCTAAGAGAATACTGGAAAGAGCTGTATGGAATGACACATCCTTTTTGGCG TCTGTTGACGTTATGGACTATTCTTTGCTGGTTGGAGTCGACGATGAGCGCAAGGAACTGGTTCTGGGGATCATTGATTTCATGAGACAATACACATGGGACAAGCATTTGGAGACATGGGTGAAGGCATCAGGGATACTTGGGGGTCCAAAAAATGCTGCTCCCACTATAGTTTCTCCTAAACAATACAAGAAAAGGTTCCGGAAGGCCATGACTACATACTTTCTCACCTTACCTGATCAATGGTCATCCTGA